The sequence atATGAAGTTGTCTGTCTgtgatacatattttatcatcagcgacaaaagaataaaaaaataatctgaagtaaagaaaaaaatatgtagaaaaatattagatatgtTGCAGAGGGTAAAGTATGAAAGTATGTCGTTAAGTATTTGAACGTATTTGCAAATTAACTCTAGTAATaaccatatttatttaaatatttatttttttgatgtatataattatcacACCATAACAGTTATTGGTCCAGGCCAATAAACTAAGAAGCAGAAGACCATAtaacaatcaaatatattaaattacataagtTATATCtgtgtataaaagtattaagttCGTTTAGTATCACAACATATCCAAGCACCATCGCGCATCGCTATTTCTCGAATTAGATAGATTCGATAGAAGAACAAAATGAtagaagaacaaaaaaattcgatGTCCAGGTCGCTACACTAATGACCTGTTCTTTTTCTCTGCACTACTGtactggtgcaacaagttagaatgagaaaaaatatatatttgtctcactttaacttattgcaccagtgcatcagtgcagctaaaaagaacaggccataAGATACATTTTGTTACTTTACTTGGTATCGTATCATATAGAATTcagtttatacaattttatctaataCGTATATAGTACACGTTGTCTTTGGTTCTGGAAAATTACATTTCCaagggaaataaaaaaagactaACAGACAAGGTACGTATTGTCACTTTTCATAAGTTATTATAATCGACACTtcagaaagaaaaagtaatctGATCTGTGGTTTTTGTCTTTCTGAGCACCTCTTGCAAATTTTTGCTGGTTTCTAAACCGAACACATTCAAAGGTATCCGAGACATCACTGCTATTCTGAAATTGATACATATGAAGTAAGAATAATGAACTGAAATATATGTAGAATAAAAGTTTGGATTGATTCATAAGTTTCTGTTATAATTACTGAATCATTTTTTGGAGTTATCTGcaatatctaattattttacctATTGCAAGAagaatataagtaaaatttttattctaacatttttttaatacaaaaatttagttttattaagtaaaataatctttatgtCCCTCACACGCGATGCTTACCTTCCCCCAGACATATTGTAAAGGAATTTCCAATAGGACGATCTCAAGTTTTGTGGTTCCAATATAGCTGTATGAAAGAGAAGTGCTGTGCTAAAGCAATACAATAAGATCACAAACCACTTTATTTCAGGTACTTGCTCATTTTCCACTGAATTATTCCACAACAACTAAAATAAAGCCAGTAATTACATCACAATTTATTACATCGTATAATTCACAGGttaatattgtagaaatatataGTACCTGTAGTGTCTTCCACATGAAATATAAAGCTATAGTAGAATTGGGATATGCCATAAATGTTACGCTTGCGATAAGTCCAGCAGGAATAGCGTAAATGTGCGAATCTTGGTGAAAGATTCTTCTTAATATGCACGATACTAgctatatacaaaaaaaaacaagtgaaaattattcgtgaaagatattaatattcaatattaatgcTATGTTTTGTCTCAAATATGTAGAACAAGATAATTTACCCTATAAAAACCGGCAAATCCTCCAAGAAACACagccaaatttaaattttctttttgaaagatAGTGGATTTTAGTAATTTCGGCTTCtgaagcaattttttaaattggagGATTATTTTAAGGACTATTTGTCCGCAAACACCGTAACTGAAGATCTTTGCactattctttaaataaaaaagagaaaaagaattaattacacatcgaataatatataaaacgtgTGTTGTTTCTCTAGAATATTTGTATGTCGCTATCCTTACCGCTAAAATGTAATATGCGCAACTGTAAGGATGCGGACACGAAGCATCCTTACTTTGTGCCTTTAagctattaataatatatttgtaggCTTCAAAAGACTTccatagaatattaaatttatgtctcGGCGAGCTCCTACGTATATTTCTATCACTTCTCGCATCACTAGTCGCGGTGTCTCTTGAAGATGTTTCAGAATGTGGGTTTTTGTCTATACGATATTCAGTTTCTTCATGTCGCCCAACAATCATcctgttatttttaattcagacATTACGTATACAATTACGTATTAATTAGGTACGCAAATTCAGATTTAcctcaatattttatatatttgatccTCCTTATTTGTCTTTGAACGATAGAAATACAATAACACAGCTACGCTTACGGCAAAGATGTAGACCTCTCCTCTCGGAATCGGTGAAAAGTACCCACGCCACACACCCATTCTGAACAACGTTTCCGTTGCCTAAAAGCAGACGATaacgataatatatattagcaATTTGATTGTTGCAACATCTACTTACAATGTTCGACACGTAGAGACACAATAACGTACGCCTAGAGGCTCTTTCTATTACAATAGCAGACAAGCTAGATAAAAAGGACGGAAGAAAAGATACAGTCGGCATATAAAAACGTCCGAGAATTCGCCTGAAACAGAATTATCACAATTGTTTGTTGTATCTTCCAGTACTGATGTATATTTAAGtgtattaatgtttttgttgATAAATACGCTATGTATTTCTTACAACAAGCCAATAATAAATGCCTGAAATCTGTTTAATTTCTCAGAAATTTTAACTACATTAATCATATTTATCATTACTTAccttaataaacaaataaacaatgAGTACGAAAAACCACTCCACGAAAGAAATGCTGTAGATTGAAGGATACCCAATATAGTTTTCTTGATGTTTTCTTTCGTTGGTATTTTTCTTCTCATTAAAAATGCAATCTGGAATAAGAAAATTAGTCATGAGacaatatatactttatgaattattattatgaatattagagatagatagatagatagatagatagatagatagatagatagatagatagatagatagatagatagagagagagagagagagagagagagagagagagagagagagagagagagagagaaatgttacaaacattaaattaaaattatatttatattatattataaaccgTATGTCGCGTAGTAGAAAACCGTAAAGaatcatttcaaaattaacttttattgttaattcttATGGTATCAGATATCATATTCATAAATCTAGTTTATACGTTCTTATTTCATTTCTTTGTCTCATTTCTCTCTTATCTTTTAACAAACATCAATTCACGAAACAGTACGCAAGTAAATGTCACAATGGTGATAATGGCTCATTTATTCGCACCACAATTTATATGTGctaataaactttaatgagAACGAGAATTGTATAGCATTAACTACAAGATAGACtacaaaaatctaaataatcgATTATAAAGCAAGTATCCTGTGGTTAATAACGTGAACAAGGATGAATAAAGTCCACATAAATATTccgcattttttttatactaatcAAGTGTTATGCTCGTGCAtgatttatgcaaaatttataatttaccaaaatataaaaaatgcgcagaataaaaataatacgattcTAAAGTTTCAACATCTTTCTTTAcaccaatataatttttttatttgcaatctAAATGCTAATCTAGAATGTTTCCTGTTTTCAgaacttttgtttttactttttgcttATTGCCTTTTTATCTCTTCGCTCATTTTACAAGTGTTGAAACTTAAGTTTCGTAAAAgtttcgtttaaaaaaaatattgtttctaaaAAAGCAGCAGCAAATTTTACTTGATCGGATAAGAAGACCGGAAATAAAGGCATTAAGttctcaataataaaataatgaattaaactAGGTCAGATTGTTAcacatttttcaagtttttttcaattattttataaagcgtaataaatgataaggagtaacaaatttaataaaactaaaaaaaagttagaaaatgaCGTAATGATGTTTTCAAGGCATTT is a genomic window of Monomorium pharaonis isolate MP-MQ-018 chromosome 7, ASM1337386v2, whole genome shotgun sequence containing:
- the LOC105832447 gene encoding transmembrane protein 135 isoform X3, with translation MRRKIPTKENIKKTILGILQSTAFLSWSGFSYSLFICLLRRILGRFYMPTVSFLPSFLSSLSAIVIERASRRTLLCLYVSNIATETLFRMGVWRGYFSPIPRGEVYIFAVSVAVLLYFYRSKTNKEDQIYKILRMIVGRHEETEYRIDKNPHSETSSRDTATSDARSDRNIRRSSPRHKFNILWKSFEAYKYIINSLKAQSKDASCPHPYSCAYYILANSAKIFSYGVCGQIVLKIILQFKKLLQKPKLLKSTIFQKENLNLAVFLGGFAGFYRLVSCILRRIFHQDSHIYAIPAGLIASVTFMAYPNSTIALYFMWKTLQLLWNNSVENEQVPEIKWFVILLYCFSTALLFHTAILEPQNLRSSYWKFLYNMSGGRIAVMSRIPLNVFGLETSKNLQEVLRKTKTTDQITFSF
- the LOC105832447 gene encoding transmembrane protein 135 isoform X2, translating into MYFLCRCCKCDCGNRVIISFLHRRDTKIAFLMRRKIPTKENIKKTILGILQSTAFLSWSGFSYSLFICLLRRILGRFYMPTVSFLPSFLSSLSAIVIERASRRTLLCLYVSNIATETLFRMGVWRGYFSPIPRGEVYIFAVSVAVLLYFYRSKTNKEDQIYKILRMIVGRHEETEYRIDKNPHSETSSRDTATSDARSDRNIRRSSPRHKFNILWKSFEAYKYIINSLKAQSKDASCPHPYSCAYYILANSAKIFSYGVCGQIVLKIILQFKKLLQKPKLLKSTIFQKENLNLAVFLGGFAGFYRLVSCILRRIFHQDSHIYAIPAGLIASVTFMAYPNSTIALYFMWKTLQLLWNNSVENEQVPEIKWFVILLYCFSTALLFHTAILEPQNLRSSYWKFLYNMSGGRIAVMSRIPLNVFGLETSKNLQEVLRKTKTTDQITFSF
- the LOC105832447 gene encoding transmembrane protein 135 isoform X1: MPAQLSKFSFEAPCMDYAHPWTDSCVSATVGLGLHSLQESFRIYTTVYIIAFLMRRKIPTKENIKKTILGILQSTAFLSWSGFSYSLFICLLRRILGRFYMPTVSFLPSFLSSLSAIVIERASRRTLLCLYVSNIATETLFRMGVWRGYFSPIPRGEVYIFAVSVAVLLYFYRSKTNKEDQIYKILRMIVGRHEETEYRIDKNPHSETSSRDTATSDARSDRNIRRSSPRHKFNILWKSFEAYKYIINSLKAQSKDASCPHPYSCAYYILANSAKIFSYGVCGQIVLKIILQFKKLLQKPKLLKSTIFQKENLNLAVFLGGFAGFYRLVSCILRRIFHQDSHIYAIPAGLIASVTFMAYPNSTIALYFMWKTLQLLWNNSVENEQVPEIKWFVILLYCFSTALLFHTAILEPQNLRSSYWKFLYNMSGGRIAVMSRIPLNVFGLETSKNLQEVLRKTKTTDQITFSF